CTGTTATAAAGATTTCTAACTACATAATGTCGCAAGATACCTCATGGAAGATTCTTTCCATGTGTTTTTTCATTCCTAATATATTCGCTTATTACTCCTGCTAAGGGAGCATCTTTTGCCTCCAGTGAATCTTTTGATAATTCTCCATCTACAAGCTCTATAATACGTTCGCCCTGCTTAGCTATATTCATATTATGCGTTACTAAGACAAGTGTATGTCCTTCATTAACCAATTCTTTAAGGATCTTTATAATGACCTCACCATTTTTGATATCAAGATTTCCTGTCGGCTCATCAGCAAAGATTATACTTGGTTCGTTGATCAGTGCTCGTGAAATGCAGACACGTTGTTGTTCACCACCTGAAAGTTGAGCAGGTCTGTGACTTAATCGGTGCCCTAGCCCCACACGTTCTAACGCTGCTTGAGCTCTTTTTTCATCAACCGTCCCATGAAAATATTGGGCAATAGTAACATTCTCTAATGCACTTAGATATGGAATCAAATGATATTGTTGAAATATTAAGCCTACATTCTCACGACGAAATTTTGTAAGTAATTTTTCATTCAGGCTAGTGATTTCAGTATCATTGATGTTTATTGTGCCCGAAGATGGAGTATCTAAGCCACTGATTAGATTTAATAGCGTAGTCTTACCAGAACCGGATGGACCAATTATTGAGACCCATTCACCTTTTGAGATCTTCAAGCTGATATTATTCAATGCACGAGTGTGGGCATCATAGTTTTTGGTTACAGATTTCAATAATATCTGAGATTTCACTTCTTCATTCACCTTTTAGTACTACTGCTGGCTCCACCATTGTTGCGCGTTTTACAGGTAATATGCTCGCCAAGACAGTTATCAATAGAGAAATTCCGATAGTTAACGGTAGAATATATAGAATTGGCGTGATTGGAGT
This Candidatus Bathyarchaeota archaeon DNA region includes the following protein-coding sequences:
- a CDS encoding ABC transporter ATP-binding protein, producing MKSQILLKSVTKNYDAHTRALNNISLKISKGEWVSIIGPSGSGKTTLLNLISGLDTPSSGTININDTEITSLNEKLLTKFRRENVGLIFQQYHLIPYLSALENVTIAQYFHGTVDEKRAQAALERVGLGHRLSHRPAQLSGGEQQRVCISRALINEPSIIFADEPTGNLDIKNGEVIIKILKELVNEGHTLVLVTHNMNIAKQGERIIELVDGELSKDSLEAKDAPLAGVISEYIRNEKTHGKNLP